The following are encoded in a window of Rosa chinensis cultivar Old Blush chromosome 4, RchiOBHm-V2, whole genome shotgun sequence genomic DNA:
- the LOC112200682 gene encoding bifunctional dethiobiotin synthetase/7,8-diamino-pelargonic acid aminotransferase, mitochondrial isoform X1 gives MLRLSSLLLRHNRHRCHLTKPFSTTTSSLPLTVPLSHPIYLIWSSNTSLGKTLVSTGLASSSLRSHPRRRRSFLYLKPVQTGFPADSDSRFVFSKLTSLALRHRRLSPHFSLLASNHLLKASASAAASLLAPGAPRIYENGMCHLDWSEERRVAGENSGNDEPSKLVCKTMYAWGDAVSPHLAAERENGAVEDSALLETVQRCLEIGVGKENMDHFCVVETAGGVASPGPSGSLQCDLYRPFRLPAILVGDGRLGGISGTISAYETLKLRGYDVVAVVLEDHGLVNEVPLASYLRNSVPVLVLPPVPQDLSDDLMEWYDDAHNVFDSLMEIMLSAYSERVKRLRDMPKRAVDVFWWPFTQHTFVPEGNVTVIDSRCGENFAVFKNDDAITEQFDACASWWTQGPDATLQTELARDIGYAAARFGHVMFPENVYEPALECAELLLEGVGKDWASRTYFSDNGSTAIEIALKMAFRKFSYDHGLLLESLKDNSTERCPELVVLALNGSYHGDTLGAMEAQAPSCYTGFLQQPWYKGRGFFLDPPTVFLSKNMWNLSLPEGLHSPDLNVKNMTFCSRDDILNKSRDNSDLAVIYSSFISHQLSKFPESKGLIGALIIEPVIHGAGGMHMVDPLFQRVLVNECRNKNIPIIFDEVFTGFWRLGTESAAELLHCFPDIACFGKLITGGTIPLSATLATNAVFDSFIGDSKLKALLHGHSYSAHAIGCTAAAKSIRWFKDSDRNPNISSKGSLLRELWDNKLVYQISSHPGIKRVVVLGTLCAIELQAQGCNAGYGSLYASSLVKQLREDGVYMRPLGNVIYLMCGPCTSPKICNQALRKVYRRLEEFSQSQQN, from the exons atgCTCcgcctctcctctctccttctccgCCACAACCGCCACCGCTGCCACCTCACCAAACCCTTCTCCACCACCACTAGTTCTCTTCCTCTCACCGTCCCTCTCTCTCACCCCATCTACCTCATATGGTCCTCCAACACCTCCCTCGGCAAAACCCTAGTCTCCACCGGCCTCGCCTCCTCCTCTCTCCGCTCCCACCCCCGCCGCCGCCGCTCCTTCCTCTACCTCAAGCCCGTCCAGACCGGCTTCCCCGCCGACTCCGACTCCCGCTTCGTCTTCTCCAAACTCACCTCCCTCGCCCTCCGCCACCGCCGCCTCTCCCCTcatttctctctcctcgccTCCAATCACCTCCTCAAGGCCTCCGCCTCCGCCGCAGCGTCCCTATTAGCCCCCGGAGCTCCCCGAATTTACGAGAATGGCATGTGCCATTTGGATTGGTCTGAGGAGAGGAGGGTTGCTGGGGAGAATTCCGGGAATGATGAGCCTTCAAAGCTTGTTTGTAAGACAATGTACGCTTGGGGTGACGCCGTTTCGCCACATTTGGCTGCTGAGAGGGAAAATGGGGCTGTTGAGGATTCGGCTTTGCTCGAAACGGTGCAGAGGTGTTTGGAAATTGGGGTTGGAAAGGAGAATATGGATCATTTTTGTGTGGTTGAGACGGCTGGTGGGGTTGCGAGTCCAGGGCCTTCTGGTTCACTTCAATGTGACCTGTACAG GCCTTTTCGTTTGCCTGCAATTCTTGTTGGAGATGGGCGGTTAGGTGGGATTTCCGGAACCATTTCAGCTTATGAAACATTGAAACTCCGGGGTTATGATGTTGTCGCAGTTGTTCTGGAGGATCATGGCCTTGTAAATGAGGTGCCTTTAGCATCATATCTTAGAAACAG TGTTCCAGTGCTTGTTCTGCCACCTGTTCCACAAGACTTGTCAGATGACCTTATGGAATGGTACGATGATGCTCATAATGTTTTTGATTCGCTCATGGAGATAATGCTATCAGCTTACTCTGAGAGAGTCAAGAGATTGCGTGACATGCCAAAGAGGGCAGTAGATGTTTTTTGGTGGCCATTTACTCAGCACACATTTGTACCAGAAGGAAATGTTACAGTGATTGATTCACGCTGTGGTGAGAACTTTGCAGTCTTCAAG AATGATGATGCCATAACTGAACAGTTTGACGCTTGTGCAAGTTGGTGGACTCAAGGACCTGATGCTACTTTACAG ACTGAGCTTGCCAGGGATATCGGTTATGCAGCTGCAAGATTTGGGCATGTAATGTTTCCTGAGAATGTTTACGAGCCAGCCTTAGAATGCGCAGAACTTTTGCTTGAAGGTGTTGGAAAAG ATTGGGCTTCTCGAACATACTTTTCGGACAATGGATCTACAGCAATTGAGATTGCACTGAAGATGGCATTCCGTAAATTCTCTTATGATCATGGACTTCTTTTGGAATCTCTGAAGGACAACTCAACTGAGAGATGTCCAGAGCTTGTG GTCCTAGCTCTTAACGGATCTTATCATGGTGATACTTTGGGTGCTATGGAAGCGCAAGCACCGTCATGTTATACCGGCTTCCTGCAACAACCTTG GTATAAAGGAAGAGGTTTTTTTCTTGATCCTCCTACGGTCTTTTTGAGCAAGAATATGTGGAACCTTTCCCTACCTGAAGGATTGCATTCTCCGGATTTAAATGTTAAGAATATGA CCTTTTGTTCCCGTGATGATATACTAAACAAGAGCAGGGACAATTCAGATCTTGCTGTAATTTATTCATCATTCATATCACATCAGTTATCAAAGTTTCCTGAATCGAAAGGGCTAATTGGAGCATTGATTATTGAACCAG TTATACATGGCGCTGGAGGAATGCATATGGTTGATCCACTTTTCCAACGGGTTCTTGTGAATGAGTGCCGGAATAAAAACATTCCCATTATCTTTGATGAGGTCTTCACTGGTTTCTGGCGCCTGGGAACAGAG TCTGCTGCAGAACTTCTACACTGTTTTCCAGATATAGCCTGTTTTGGGAAGCTGATTACAGGTGGGACTATACCCTTGTCTGCTACATTGGCTACGAATGCCGTATTTGACTCATTTATTGGAGACTCAAAG CTGAAGGCCCTTTTGCATGGACACTCATATTCTGCACATGCTATCGGGTGCACAGCTGCTGCTAAGTCCATCAGATGGTTTAAAGATTCCGATAGAAATCCTAATATCAGTTCCAAAGGAAGCTTGCTCAGAGAG CTTTGGGATAACAAACTAGTGTACCAAATCTCTTCACATCCTGGAATTAAAAGAGTGGTTGTGCTAGGAACGCTTTGCGCTATAGAACTCCAAGCACAAGGCTGCAATGCTGG GTATGGGTCACTGTATGCAAGCTCTCTTGTGAAGCAGCTCCGAGAAGACGGTGTTTACATGAGGCCTTTGGGAAATGTCATATATCTCATGTGCGGACCCTGCACATCTCCTAAGATCTGCAACCAGGCACTCAGAAAAGTTTACAGAAGACTTGAAGAATTTAGCCAATCTCAGCAGAATTAA
- the LOC112200682 gene encoding bifunctional dethiobiotin synthetase/7,8-diamino-pelargonic acid aminotransferase, mitochondrial isoform X2, giving the protein MLRLSSLLLRHNRHRCHLTKPFSTTTSSLPLTVPLSHPIYLIWSSNTSLGKTLVSTGLASSSLRSHPRRRRSFLYLKPVQTGFPADSDSRFVFSKLTSLALRHRRLSPHFSLLASNHLLKASASAAASLLAPGAPRIYENGMCHLDWSEERRVAGENSGNDEPSKLVCKTMYAWGDAVSPHLAAERENGAVEDSALLETVQRCLEIGVGKENMDHFCVVETAGGVASPGPSGSLQCDLYRPFRLPAILVGDGRLGGISGTISAYETLKLRGYDVVAVVLEDHGLVNEVPLASYLRNSVPVLVLPPVPQDLSDDLMEWYDDAHNVFDSLMEIMLSAYSERVKRLRDMPKRAVDVFWWPFTQHTFVPEGNVTVIDSRCGENFAVFKNDDAITEQFDACASWWTQGPDATLQTELARDIGYAAARFGHVMFPENVYEPALECAELLLEGVGKDWASRTYFSDNGSTAIEIALKMAFRKFSYDHGLLLESLKDNSTERCPELVVLALNGSYHGDTLGAMEAQAPSCYTGFLQQPWYKGRGFFLDPPTVFLSKNMWNLSLPEGLHSPDLNVKNMTFCSRDDILNKSRDNSDLAVIYSSFISHQLSKFPESKGLIGALIIEPVIHGAGGMHMVDPLFQRVLVNECRNKNIPIIFDEVFTGFWRLGTESAAELLHCFPDIACFGKLITGGTIPLSATLATNAVFDSFIGDSK; this is encoded by the exons atgCTCcgcctctcctctctccttctccgCCACAACCGCCACCGCTGCCACCTCACCAAACCCTTCTCCACCACCACTAGTTCTCTTCCTCTCACCGTCCCTCTCTCTCACCCCATCTACCTCATATGGTCCTCCAACACCTCCCTCGGCAAAACCCTAGTCTCCACCGGCCTCGCCTCCTCCTCTCTCCGCTCCCACCCCCGCCGCCGCCGCTCCTTCCTCTACCTCAAGCCCGTCCAGACCGGCTTCCCCGCCGACTCCGACTCCCGCTTCGTCTTCTCCAAACTCACCTCCCTCGCCCTCCGCCACCGCCGCCTCTCCCCTcatttctctctcctcgccTCCAATCACCTCCTCAAGGCCTCCGCCTCCGCCGCAGCGTCCCTATTAGCCCCCGGAGCTCCCCGAATTTACGAGAATGGCATGTGCCATTTGGATTGGTCTGAGGAGAGGAGGGTTGCTGGGGAGAATTCCGGGAATGATGAGCCTTCAAAGCTTGTTTGTAAGACAATGTACGCTTGGGGTGACGCCGTTTCGCCACATTTGGCTGCTGAGAGGGAAAATGGGGCTGTTGAGGATTCGGCTTTGCTCGAAACGGTGCAGAGGTGTTTGGAAATTGGGGTTGGAAAGGAGAATATGGATCATTTTTGTGTGGTTGAGACGGCTGGTGGGGTTGCGAGTCCAGGGCCTTCTGGTTCACTTCAATGTGACCTGTACAG GCCTTTTCGTTTGCCTGCAATTCTTGTTGGAGATGGGCGGTTAGGTGGGATTTCCGGAACCATTTCAGCTTATGAAACATTGAAACTCCGGGGTTATGATGTTGTCGCAGTTGTTCTGGAGGATCATGGCCTTGTAAATGAGGTGCCTTTAGCATCATATCTTAGAAACAG TGTTCCAGTGCTTGTTCTGCCACCTGTTCCACAAGACTTGTCAGATGACCTTATGGAATGGTACGATGATGCTCATAATGTTTTTGATTCGCTCATGGAGATAATGCTATCAGCTTACTCTGAGAGAGTCAAGAGATTGCGTGACATGCCAAAGAGGGCAGTAGATGTTTTTTGGTGGCCATTTACTCAGCACACATTTGTACCAGAAGGAAATGTTACAGTGATTGATTCACGCTGTGGTGAGAACTTTGCAGTCTTCAAG AATGATGATGCCATAACTGAACAGTTTGACGCTTGTGCAAGTTGGTGGACTCAAGGACCTGATGCTACTTTACAG ACTGAGCTTGCCAGGGATATCGGTTATGCAGCTGCAAGATTTGGGCATGTAATGTTTCCTGAGAATGTTTACGAGCCAGCCTTAGAATGCGCAGAACTTTTGCTTGAAGGTGTTGGAAAAG ATTGGGCTTCTCGAACATACTTTTCGGACAATGGATCTACAGCAATTGAGATTGCACTGAAGATGGCATTCCGTAAATTCTCTTATGATCATGGACTTCTTTTGGAATCTCTGAAGGACAACTCAACTGAGAGATGTCCAGAGCTTGTG GTCCTAGCTCTTAACGGATCTTATCATGGTGATACTTTGGGTGCTATGGAAGCGCAAGCACCGTCATGTTATACCGGCTTCCTGCAACAACCTTG GTATAAAGGAAGAGGTTTTTTTCTTGATCCTCCTACGGTCTTTTTGAGCAAGAATATGTGGAACCTTTCCCTACCTGAAGGATTGCATTCTCCGGATTTAAATGTTAAGAATATGA CCTTTTGTTCCCGTGATGATATACTAAACAAGAGCAGGGACAATTCAGATCTTGCTGTAATTTATTCATCATTCATATCACATCAGTTATCAAAGTTTCCTGAATCGAAAGGGCTAATTGGAGCATTGATTATTGAACCAG TTATACATGGCGCTGGAGGAATGCATATGGTTGATCCACTTTTCCAACGGGTTCTTGTGAATGAGTGCCGGAATAAAAACATTCCCATTATCTTTGATGAGGTCTTCACTGGTTTCTGGCGCCTGGGAACAGAG TCTGCTGCAGAACTTCTACACTGTTTTCCAGATATAGCCTGTTTTGGGAAGCTGATTACAGGTGGGACTATACCCTTGTCTGCTACATTGGCTACGAATGCCGTATTTGACTCATTTATTGGAGACTCAAAG TGA